The Colias croceus chromosome 11, ilColCroc2.1 genome has a segment encoding these proteins:
- the LOC123695725 gene encoding uncharacterized protein LOC123695725 — MISTNYLVFLTIALMVMLTVLLPNFSYRVNKTTELQEMKKVLDDMEEQIGQAEAACFTAAEELCILQYTMRDEETNTRDFLSCRKNLDVLPSTPVLPCTQRIRKIRKKSISFDKSTSTIELYRRKLPPSRRSQQSHLGLK, encoded by the exons ATGATATcaacaaattatttagttttccTCACCATTGCTCTCATGGTGATGCTCACAGTACTCCTACCAAACTTTTCATACAGAGTGAACAAAACCACAGAATTACAAGAAATGAAAAAAGTATTGGATGACATGGAG GAGCAGATCGGACAAGCGGAAGCGGCGTGCTTCACAGCAGCTGAAGAGCTATGCATACTTCAGTACACAATGCGAGATGAGGAAACAAATACA cgTGATTTTCTTTCATGCCGGAAAAATCTCGACGTACTCCCTTCGACGCCCGTGCTGCCGTGCACACAAAGGATACGcaaaatacgaaaaaaatcGATTTCTTTTGATAAGTCCACTTCGACTATTGAGTTATATCGAAG aaAACTGCCGCCCAGTCGACGAAGTCAACAATCCCACCttggattaaaataa
- the LOC123695424 gene encoding uncharacterized protein LOC123695424: MEYHGRRRRGRPRSNPVALAFTPRQKKSSFFDNLCSFLVMSSLMAIIYLLLEHHCSVCSSKCDLNNISKGINEITANLSDMKNSYYDLESKILKFSEELPKIEGQVEVLEALANTLERGDFGWNPKTQLSLPNVDVFLNIETPNHLKKDDVLNFTQNQKEIKVD, encoded by the exons ATGGAGTATCACGGAAGACGTCGCCGTGGAAGACCAAGATCTAATCCTGTTGCACTGGCCTTTACTCCGAGACAGAAAAAGTCGTCATTCTTTGATAATTTATGCAGTTTTCTTGTAATGTCCAGTCTAATGgctattatatacttacttcTGGAACATCATTGTAGCGTTTGTAGCAGCAAATGCgatttaaataacatatcaaaaggaataaatgaaataaca GCTAATCTATCGgatatgaaaaattcttacTATGATTTAGAGtcgaaaatattaaagttcTCAGAAGAATTGCCCAAAATAGAAGGACAAGTGGAAGTTTTGGAAGCATTAGCTAACACGCTCGAAAGGGGCGATTTTGGATGGAATCCTAAAACGCAATTATCTCTGCCCAATGTTGATGTATTTCTGAATATTGAAACACCGAATCATTTGAAAAAGGACGACGTTTTAAACTTCACACAAAATCAAAAAGAGATTAAGGTGGATTGA
- the LOC123695425 gene encoding uncharacterized protein LOC123695425 has translation MPLSKNFLFELSIFIAVVAVTGHLTTHFWDRYFFHNEISHMKTSLHVLKHTILDIGAAYDSLHKELNEIAKLERRKSCAVHHHHDEQHHRHLDRRKQHDMNVLA, from the exons ATGCCTCTTAGCAAGAACTTCCTTTTCGAATTGAGCATTTTTATAGCAGTAGTTGCTGTTACTGGACATTTGACCACGCATTTTTGGGATAGATATTTTTTCCATAACGAAATCAGTCACATGAAGACAAGTTTACATGTATTGAag cACACAATATTGGACATAGGCGCTGCTTATGATAGTCTTCACAAAGAACTGAACGAAATTGCAAAACTAGAACGTCGGAAAAGCTGTGCTGTACATCACCATCATGACGAGCAACATCATCGACATTTGGATCGCAGAAAACAACATGATATGAAT GTGTTGGCGTAG